ATCTTATCCGCCGAAGAACGGCCACCATACTCAGGAACCTGGAGCGAACGAGGCCCGAGGATGTGTGCGTGTCCGTCATCACGTTGAGCGAGTTGGAGCATGGTGTGGCCAAGAGCGCTGCACCGGAGAGAAACCGCTTGGCTCTGGCGGAGTTCATGGCCCCGATCACGGTCCTTCCCTACAACGACACAGTGGCGCCGGTGTACGGTCGAATTCGCGCGCACTTGGATGCCAAGGGTATAGGGATTGGATCTCTCG
This genomic window from Kiritimatiellia bacterium contains:
- a CDS encoding type II toxin-antitoxin system VapC family toxin, whose translation is MRFMLDTSVCIDLIRRRTATILRNLERTRPEDVCVSVITLSELEHGVAKSAAPERNRLALAEFMAPITVLPYNDTVAPVYGRIRAHLDAKGIGIGSLDMLMAAHALSAGLTLVTNNEREFQRVPDLRVVNWTK